The following are encoded in a window of Halorubrum sp. PV6 genomic DNA:
- a CDS encoding type II toxin-antitoxin system RelE/ParE family toxin, protein MATVLLHPDVEKKLENLPNDIEDRIRSKLKEAGKNPDRHLKPLKGRDEYSLRIGKRRAIIYWNDQQDELRVLEIDTRDTVYQ, encoded by the coding sequence ATGGCGACGGTTCTGTTGCATCCTGATGTGGAGAAAAAACTGGAGAATCTCCCGAACGATATCGAGGACCGGATCCGCTCAAAGCTCAAGGAAGCCGGAAAGAACCCAGACCGACACCTCAAACCGCTCAAAGGCCGTGATGAGTACTCTCTCCGCATTGGGAAGCGTAGAGCGATTATCTACTGGAACGATCAACAAGACGAACTGCGGGTATTAGAGATCGACACACGAGATACTGTCTATCAGTAG
- a CDS encoding nitrous oxide reductase accessory protein NosL, with product MKSESDSHLISRRQVVHTVGLGAVIGTAGCAGGSPESSPEPVDLSGQKTDYQGGMVIGDHGGPNGQVFYANTEPEPRQGPVQGSEGTENLAWFHTLAHGLFPYHLNLVADGAEATAVYVTDYSRVDWEISEDTERKKMPAPTAPETFADATGFTYVIESDVMGGMGPDLMPFSEPSEAESFADNYGGRTIGYDDIGRSLVDGIQMTGMN from the coding sequence ATGAAATCTGAATCTGACTCCCATTTGATATCGCGTCGACAGGTCGTTCATACAGTCGGCTTGGGAGCCGTAATTGGAACGGCTGGCTGCGCTGGGGGATCCCCTGAATCAAGCCCTGAACCGGTGGATTTGTCGGGCCAAAAGACTGATTACCAAGGTGGGATGGTCATTGGAGACCATGGAGGCCCTAATGGGCAGGTGTTCTACGCCAATACAGAACCCGAGCCCAGACAGGGGCCCGTCCAAGGCTCCGAAGGAACTGAGAACCTTGCTTGGTTTCACACGCTCGCACATGGCCTCTTCCCGTACCATCTTAACCTGGTAGCTGACGGCGCGGAAGCGACGGCGGTCTACGTCACGGACTACTCCCGTGTCGATTGGGAGATCTCTGAAGATACTGAGCGAAAGAAGATGCCAGCACCGACCGCCCCCGAGACATTTGCCGATGCGACGGGCTTCACATACGTCATCGAATCGGATGTCATGGGTGGAATGGGGCCAGATCTCATGCCGTTCTCGGAACCCAGCGAAGCTGAATCGTTCGCTGATAATTACGGCGGACGGACGATCGGGTACGACGACATCGGTCGGTCACTCGTTGATGGAATCCAGATGACTGGGATGAACTAA
- a CDS encoding zinc ribbon domain-containing protein gives MSEECKTLEAYLAPPTQHKQRKLHGEHDRYESLLRRSFNGECDTMTAVNEIVTGEDLNWHSKNALKKYVPNLLDEDTYDAKQLADDHPIRYANTAAVFDHDDDRHHEICWEVPLPGHGTNFWIPLQLNPEQEEWWHSLIDDEDDSVWAGEIRLQLDGDRWVLHVTANYEVESDHSCSYDSDDVTPVGFDVGESKLLVGCALRGDTPVDPLFVDGGRVRHLRQKQASAEDRLKPRYASKLLDDLVWGRWQDAIEDEVEKASHRAVEYASQFENPVIALEYLDGITNEDIGEYWNRRLGKWLFSQIQSRIEDKAAERGIPVECVHPHHTSKTCHACQHVGYRPHQGTFKCTNEACWVLEYQADLNAAANIANRLNPWGESLPWKTVGDDSPQSGGQWQAHEDTSPSEGLPSEKRASDDKGSSSSPVVGAGARPETGDANTS, from the coding sequence ATGAGTGAGGAGTGCAAGACGCTCGAAGCGTATCTTGCCCCACCCACTCAGCACAAGCAGCGCAAGCTCCACGGGGAACACGATCGATACGAATCGTTGCTCCGTCGCAGCTTCAACGGTGAGTGCGACACGATGACTGCCGTCAACGAGATCGTCACTGGTGAAGACCTCAACTGGCACTCGAAAAACGCACTCAAAAAGTACGTACCAAACCTCCTCGACGAGGATACGTACGATGCGAAGCAACTCGCAGACGACCACCCCATCCGTTACGCCAACACTGCAGCCGTTTTTGACCACGACGACGATCGCCATCACGAAATCTGCTGGGAAGTCCCACTTCCCGGTCACGGAACGAACTTCTGGATACCACTCCAACTGAATCCCGAGCAAGAAGAGTGGTGGCACTCGTTGATTGATGACGAAGATGACAGTGTGTGGGCGGGTGAAATCCGCTTACAACTCGATGGTGACAGATGGGTGTTGCATGTCACCGCGAACTACGAAGTGGAATCAGACCACTCGTGTTCGTATGACAGTGACGACGTGACCCCTGTCGGGTTCGACGTGGGAGAATCCAAACTCTTGGTGGGCTGTGCCCTCCGAGGCGACACGCCTGTTGATCCGTTGTTCGTTGATGGTGGTCGTGTCCGACACCTTCGACAGAAACAAGCCTCTGCCGAAGACCGCTTGAAACCACGGTACGCCTCAAAACTCTTGGACGATCTCGTGTGGGGGCGGTGGCAAGACGCCATCGAAGACGAAGTAGAGAAAGCCTCACATCGGGCCGTCGAATACGCCTCTCAGTTTGAAAACCCGGTCATCGCTCTCGAATACCTTGACGGGATCACCAACGAGGATATCGGAGAATACTGGAATCGACGCCTCGGCAAGTGGCTGTTCTCCCAGATACAGTCACGTATTGAGGATAAGGCAGCGGAACGCGGTATTCCTGTGGAATGCGTGCATCCGCACCACACGTCGAAGACGTGCCACGCGTGTCAACACGTTGGTTATCGACCGCATCAAGGCACATTCAAGTGTACGAATGAGGCGTGCTGGGTGTTGGAGTACCAAGCAGATCTGAACGCAGCAGCGAACATAGCCAACCGGCTGAATCCGTGGGGAGAGAGCCTGCCTTGGAAAACGGTAGGCGATGACTCGCCACAGAGCGGGGGCCAGTGGCAGGCCCACGAAGACACGTCACCGAGCGAGGGACTCCCGTCTGAGAAGCGGGCTTCCGATGACAAGGGTTCGTCTAGCTCACCAGTAGTGGGAGCAGGGGCGAGGCCAGAGACCGGTGACGCGAACACGTCTTGA
- a CDS encoding DoxX family membrane protein: MATSENESKDTMTVYQERLDALDATLASKMDRWSVPALRAAVGAVFIWFGALKVLGVSPAGDLVASTVYVLPPEFFVPVLGVWEVIIGICLLYPPLTRVGLLLLALQLPGTFLPMVLLPEVVYTTFPYGLTVEGQYIVKNLVIIAGALVLGSTVRDESVSV, from the coding sequence ATGGCAACCTCAGAAAACGAATCGAAAGACACGATGACCGTGTACCAAGAGCGGTTGGATGCACTCGACGCGACACTGGCATCAAAAATGGACCGTTGGAGTGTTCCAGCGTTGCGAGCCGCTGTCGGAGCAGTGTTCATCTGGTTCGGCGCACTCAAAGTACTCGGCGTCTCGCCGGCCGGCGACCTCGTCGCCTCAACGGTGTACGTTCTTCCGCCTGAGTTTTTCGTCCCGGTACTTGGCGTGTGGGAGGTGATCATCGGAATCTGTCTGCTCTACCCGCCGCTTACTCGTGTTGGATTGCTACTGTTGGCACTCCAGCTTCCGGGGACGTTCCTTCCGATGGTACTGCTCCCTGAAGTCGTCTACACCACGTTCCCGTACGGCTTAACGGTTGAGGGTCAGTATATCGTAAAGAACCTCGTAATCATCGCTGGCGCACTCGTTCTGGGAAGTACCGTCAGGGACGAATCTGTGTCGGTGTGA
- a CDS encoding PAS domain S-box protein, whose protein sequence is MSELQIGTDYLGVSTGFLTRITDGTQRIVQSTGDHPLLQPGEECPLEDAYCQRTVEMDGVLSVQDADASGEIADVAVETFGLETYIGAKITVGGELYGTVCFADRDGRTDPFTELEELFVELLAERIGKALERESYEVELAQQNRRLEAEKQRFEGIADASTDIIFRIDSSAEFSYVSSAVDRVLGYDPAGLVGTSFLEVFVSTDVEESLELYQRVQGGEVIEGVELTLETAGGEPRVFEVNAQPFDNGIGGEAGIQGVARDVTERKERRRELEVKNRAMDDAEVGIVIADATQDDLPVTYVNEKFCELTGYDREAVIGTNCRFLQGAGTDPESVAALQEAIAASESVSVEILNYRASGVAFWNEVTVTPVENAAGETVQFIGFQQDITARKRREQLLDVMNRVLRHNLRNKMNVVLGGTTGTTDAEQVVVSAAEDVISLADRARELHAAAQADRNPERVDIGDAFDDLQQQFADEHPDATVEGVVDTSRDVVAGSEVAAALSEVVRNALVHDPTDDTAVTLAAHDDGDEVTVTITDDGSGINEMERAVVESGTESPLEHGSGLGMWFVNWVVTRYGGVFQIASRDDADGTVATIRLPAAGADDDVLAVARRPTTLGS, encoded by the coding sequence GTGAGTGAACTCCAGATCGGCACGGATTATCTTGGGGTTTCGACTGGGTTCCTCACTCGCATTACTGACGGGACACAACGAATTGTTCAGTCAACCGGTGACCACCCGTTGCTCCAGCCGGGCGAGGAGTGTCCGCTTGAAGATGCGTACTGTCAGCGGACGGTAGAGATGGACGGAGTGTTATCCGTGCAAGACGCTGACGCCAGCGGTGAAATCGCCGACGTGGCTGTAGAGACATTCGGGTTAGAAACGTACATCGGCGCGAAGATCACCGTTGGTGGCGAGTTGTATGGAACGGTGTGTTTCGCCGATCGTGACGGGCGCACCGACCCATTCACCGAGTTAGAGGAGTTGTTCGTGGAACTGTTGGCTGAGCGTATTGGGAAGGCGTTGGAACGGGAGTCGTATGAGGTGGAGCTCGCTCAGCAGAATCGCCGGCTTGAGGCCGAAAAACAACGGTTCGAGGGGATCGCCGACGCGAGCACGGACATTATTTTTCGTATCGACTCATCCGCAGAGTTCTCCTACGTGTCATCTGCCGTTGATCGGGTGCTCGGGTACGACCCGGCAGGGCTCGTCGGCACCTCGTTCCTGGAGGTGTTCGTGAGCACAGACGTCGAGGAGTCACTTGAGTTGTACCAGCGCGTGCAAGGGGGTGAGGTGATCGAAGGCGTCGAACTAACACTTGAGACGGCGGGCGGAGAACCGCGTGTGTTCGAGGTCAACGCGCAGCCGTTCGACAACGGGATTGGCGGGGAAGCCGGAATCCAGGGGGTGGCGCGTGACGTGACGGAGCGGAAAGAACGTCGCCGCGAGCTTGAGGTGAAAAACCGGGCGATGGACGACGCAGAGGTTGGGATCGTGATCGCAGATGCGACACAAGACGATCTCCCGGTGACGTACGTAAACGAGAAATTCTGTGAGTTGACCGGGTACGACCGTGAGGCGGTGATCGGGACGAACTGTCGGTTCCTCCAAGGTGCCGGGACAGACCCGGAGTCGGTCGCGGCGCTCCAAGAGGCGATCGCTGCTTCCGAGTCGGTGTCAGTTGAGATTCTGAACTATCGGGCGTCAGGTGTTGCGTTCTGGAACGAGGTGACGGTGACGCCCGTTGAGAACGCCGCTGGCGAGACAGTGCAGTTCATCGGATTTCAACAGGATATCACGGCTCGAAAGCGTCGTGAACAGCTGTTAGACGTGATGAACCGTGTACTGCGTCATAACCTTCGGAATAAAATGAACGTCGTACTCGGCGGCACGACTGGCACGACAGATGCTGAACAGGTGGTCGTGTCAGCGGCTGAGGACGTGATTTCGCTGGCAGACCGCGCACGGGAGCTCCACGCAGCTGCACAAGCGGACCGCAACCCCGAGCGGGTCGATATTGGCGACGCGTTTGATGATCTCCAACAACAGTTCGCCGACGAGCATCCCGACGCGACTGTTGAGGGAGTTGTCGACACATCACGTGATGTGGTTGCTGGGAGTGAGGTTGCCGCGGCACTTTCAGAGGTGGTACGAAACGCGTTAGTTCATGATCCGACGGATGACACGGCAGTAACGCTCGCGGCGCATGATGATGGCGACGAAGTCACTGTGACGATCACTGACGACGGCTCTGGGATCAATGAGATGGAGCGTGCCGTCGTTGAGTCAGGGACGGAGTCACCGCTCGAACACGGATCGGGGCTGGGGATGTGGTTCGTCAACTGGGTCGTCACACGGTACGGTGGGGTCTTCCAGATCGCGTCTCGAGACGATGCAGACGGGACCGTCGCAACGATCCGTCTGCCGGCAGCTGGTGCTGATGACGATGTACTGGCCGTCGCCAGACGCCCCACGACCCTCGGTTCATGA
- a CDS encoding type II toxin-antitoxin system PemK/MazF family toxin, which produces MQVRRGDIVIVELNPTKGSEQQGKSRPCVVIQNDVGNQYSPTTIIAPFTTQYTSGDTYPFEVEVLASDTALSHDSVADLSQIRVIDIAGRVKKNIGSVPSSDVAKIDSAIKDSLGI; this is translated from the coding sequence GTGCAGGTACGCCGTGGCGACATTGTTATCGTTGAATTGAATCCCACGAAAGGGAGTGAGCAGCAAGGAAAGAGCCGGCCCTGTGTTGTCATCCAGAACGATGTTGGGAATCAGTACTCACCGACAACTATCATCGCTCCATTCACAACGCAGTACACATCTGGAGACACGTACCCGTTCGAGGTGGAAGTACTGGCTTCGGATACTGCCCTCAGTCACGATTCAGTGGCAGACCTAAGTCAAATCCGGGTTATCGACATCGCCGGACGTGTTAAGAAGAACATCGGATCCGTCCCGTCATCAGATGTGGCAAAAATCGACTCGGCAATCAAAGATAGCCTCGGCATCTGA
- a CDS encoding AbrB/MazE/SpoVT family DNA-binding domain-containing protein, which produces MTEHKRKVGDRGQVTIPKDLRDRRGIEGGDEVEFVEVNDEIIIKPPRDEERLAEGYRKRAERSRELAEEMEDASAEATGHLGDAPDWSE; this is translated from the coding sequence ATGACCGAACACAAACGGAAAGTCGGAGATCGGGGGCAGGTGACGATTCCGAAGGACCTTCGGGACCGTCGTGGCATCGAAGGCGGTGACGAAGTTGAATTCGTCGAAGTGAATGACGAGATCATAATTAAACCGCCGAGAGATGAGGAACGGCTTGCTGAAGGATATCGAAAGAGAGCCGAGCGGTCTCGTGAGTTGGCTGAAGAAATGGAAGACGCATCCGCAGAAGCAACTGGGCATCTCGGTGACGCACCCGACTGGAGCGAGTGA
- the rdfA gene encoding rod-determining factor RdfA: MRNTTSTRPKIIRVIDKYDLDGIGDRMVTEWTKPESTRRSCRELAEFFNIRVLDAALREAGIIWDRSLVEECTEIVKDKDKSLTGFDLDSRGVDTDEVSGDMVSYQSIHTYLTEHRGTEYEREINDIHSRVKNLQQIETRTEAIVTGIIAQSVTHDQVHGMEPEVEVTMECICNTCGSNTEMSVYLRNGGCPACSRSG, encoded by the coding sequence ATGCGTAACACTACAAGTACACGACCGAAGATAATTCGAGTAATCGACAAGTACGACCTCGACGGCATTGGCGACCGAATGGTTACGGAATGGACAAAGCCCGAGAGTACCCGGCGCTCTTGTCGTGAACTCGCGGAATTCTTCAACATCCGTGTGCTCGATGCAGCACTCCGCGAAGCGGGTATTATTTGGGATCGATCACTTGTGGAGGAGTGTACCGAGATTGTCAAAGACAAGGACAAATCTCTGACAGGATTCGATCTCGATAGTAGGGGAGTAGACACCGACGAAGTCAGCGGCGACATGGTATCATATCAATCAATACATACATACCTAACAGAGCACCGTGGCACTGAGTACGAACGAGAGATCAATGATATTCACTCGCGAGTAAAAAATTTACAGCAGATCGAGACAAGGACAGAAGCGATTGTCACTGGAATCATCGCACAATCTGTGACACACGACCAAGTACACGGAATGGAGCCTGAAGTAGAGGTCACGATGGAATGTATCTGTAACACATGCGGGAGCAACACCGAGATGTCGGTGTATCTGCGAAACGGCGGCTGTCCTGCCTGTAGCCGGTCAGGCTAA
- a CDS encoding winged-helix domain-containing protein → MSQGRDEAGRFEKTVTEQDILKIFDYEDDPVLTAPEVADGLRRFGKQITPEGVRNRLEEMADKGLVSRKKLGARAVGWWAEVAPELADETAECIETRRGSDDWSEL, encoded by the coding sequence ATGAGCCAAGGACGTGACGAGGCAGGACGGTTCGAAAAAACCGTCACTGAACAGGATATTCTCAAGATATTCGACTATGAGGACGATCCAGTTCTCACCGCTCCGGAGGTTGCAGATGGCCTGCGTCGGTTCGGGAAGCAGATCACACCTGAAGGAGTCAGAAATCGGCTTGAAGAGATGGCTGATAAGGGACTCGTGAGTCGGAAGAAACTCGGGGCACGGGCAGTTGGCTGGTGGGCTGAGGTCGCCCCCGAACTAGCCGACGAAACTGCCGAGTGTATCGAAACGCGTCGTGGATCGGACGATTGGTCGGAACTGTAA
- a CDS encoding helix-turn-helix domain-containing protein has translation MPVDFETHEPGNPRVDLSEGTNARRLLEFLLTTPTVGYTPAELAEETEIPRGSVGPTMNRLEAAGLVRHKEPYWAAAEDDRIAAATAAFIGVETASSTYSDDWYAQNDGWAEELPDLSDEES, from the coding sequence ATGCCCGTCGATTTCGAAACACACGAACCCGGAAACCCACGCGTTGACCTGTCAGAGGGGACCAACGCGAGGCGGTTGTTGGAGTTCCTGTTGACGACACCGACCGTGGGGTACACGCCAGCGGAATTAGCAGAGGAAACAGAGATCCCACGTGGGAGTGTTGGACCGACAATGAACCGGCTCGAAGCTGCGGGCCTCGTTCGTCACAAGGAACCGTATTGGGCAGCCGCAGAAGACGACCGGATCGCAGCAGCGACGGCTGCCTTCATCGGGGTCGAAACAGCATCTTCTACATACAGTGATGATTGGTACGCTCAGAACGACGGGTGGGCTGAGGAGTTGCCCGATCTGAGCGACGAAGAGTCATAG
- a CDS encoding DUF502 domain-containing protein yields the protein MSSPDDSKPSQVATRAKQTGQSLYTRAYNSLITGVAIMIPVIVTLYIVSIAIGFIRNALDPLIRVLRWAGVIQRIESGGFVQLLIEIGIYTDVVAFVSELIAIAVLVLVIAIVGIVGRNHYGQRVVDVFDLMLSSIPGVGTVYKSFRRMGDVVLDEQDDKFQEVKLVQCFDENVYVLGFKTGDAPVTIEDSTDHEEMVSMFLPLAPNPVTGGLLTYIPQSDVYDIDMTIEQGIQSILTSGVATDKGASGTLNIGLEDLQNSQRYQDIRSAVVTTDYDDDDID from the coding sequence ATGTCTTCGCCTGACGATAGCAAGCCCTCCCAAGTCGCGACCCGGGCGAAACAAACCGGGCAATCTCTGTACACGCGCGCATACAATTCGCTGATCACGGGTGTCGCAATCATGATTCCCGTCATCGTGACGCTATATATTGTCAGCATCGCAATCGGATTCATTCGGAATGCGCTAGACCCGCTGATTAGGGTCCTAAGATGGGCTGGTGTCATCCAACGTATTGAATCGGGCGGATTTGTCCAGTTGCTCATCGAAATCGGGATCTACACCGACGTTGTGGCGTTCGTTTCCGAGCTCATCGCGATCGCGGTTCTTGTGCTTGTTATCGCTATCGTCGGGATTGTGGGGCGTAATCACTATGGTCAGCGGGTCGTGGATGTCTTCGATCTCATGTTGTCCTCAATCCCAGGCGTCGGAACAGTGTACAAGAGCTTTCGGCGGATGGGGGACGTAGTCCTTGACGAGCAGGACGACAAGTTTCAGGAGGTGAAGCTCGTCCAGTGTTTCGACGAGAACGTCTACGTACTCGGATTCAAGACCGGTGACGCTCCGGTAACGATTGAAGACTCAACCGATCACGAGGAGATGGTCTCGATGTTCCTGCCGTTAGCACCAAACCCAGTGACTGGCGGGCTGTTAACGTATATTCCTCAGTCGGACGTGTATGACATAGACATGACCATTGAACAGGGGATTCAAAGTATTCTCACGAGCGGGGTTGCGACCGACAAAGGAGCCTCGGGGACCCTCAATATCGGTCTTGAAGACTTACAGAATTCACAGCGATACCAAGATATTCGCAGCGCGGTGGTTACGACCGACTACGACGATGACGACATAGATTGA
- a CDS encoding methyl-accepting chemotaxis protein, protein MATATDNDQLQQSGSESGEDFWRHSFEQFIADLPEPAFVVDVDGDITQWNTATADLLGLPARKAVGMNAYDVFGTEGKDETLAEEVVRTGTPIRENEFRSAERPDGTKAHARAIGTPIQTPTGRIVGAVELLFDVTTVVEQRETLADLQEELSDNVETSMEQLGESTTEVANRSNEITQLVNEQATELESTQGDISGFSATVEEIASSAEEVSNQSAESRAFAEESVDTATEVISQVDDTAEKSATVAGNVAELKDEIEQVEELVGVINDIAEQTNMLALNANIEAARSDNDGFAVVADEVKNLANRSQDQADEIEEIVARIKRKAATATTEVRAGNDEIQSARDDIQLLLENQKQILAAVEQTESGINEIAAATDEQASVAEEISSAVNEVSERATVVSEEITEIADENDNQTEMVSGLTRQVEQIDHELAEVMNTSV, encoded by the coding sequence ATGGCCACGGCCACAGACAACGACCAGCTTCAGCAGAGTGGTTCCGAATCTGGCGAAGATTTCTGGCGGCACTCGTTCGAGCAGTTCATCGCAGATCTCCCTGAACCAGCATTCGTCGTCGACGTCGATGGTGACATCACACAGTGGAACACCGCTACAGCCGATCTGCTTGGCCTCCCAGCACGCAAAGCTGTCGGGATGAACGCATACGACGTGTTTGGTACCGAGGGCAAAGACGAGACCCTCGCCGAAGAAGTCGTCCGCACTGGAACACCGATACGTGAAAACGAGTTCCGATCCGCCGAACGACCAGATGGAACAAAAGCACATGCCCGCGCAATCGGGACCCCGATTCAGACACCAACCGGCAGGATCGTTGGTGCTGTCGAGTTGCTCTTCGACGTCACCACCGTCGTCGAACAGCGGGAGACGCTCGCCGACCTCCAAGAGGAACTCTCGGACAATGTCGAGACATCGATGGAGCAGTTGGGCGAGTCGACAACCGAAGTCGCGAATCGCTCGAACGAGATCACCCAACTCGTCAATGAGCAAGCAACCGAGCTTGAGAGTACCCAAGGTGACATCTCCGGATTCAGCGCCACTGTCGAAGAGATCGCCTCCAGCGCCGAGGAAGTCAGCAATCAAAGCGCGGAATCAAGAGCATTCGCTGAGGAGTCCGTCGACACCGCGACCGAGGTTATCAGTCAGGTAGACGATACAGCCGAGAAGTCAGCCACCGTCGCAGGCAATGTTGCTGAGCTAAAAGACGAGATTGAGCAAGTTGAGGAACTTGTCGGCGTAATCAACGATATTGCCGAGCAGACAAATATGCTCGCGCTGAACGCCAACATCGAAGCGGCACGAAGCGATAATGATGGGTTTGCGGTCGTCGCCGACGAGGTGAAGAACCTCGCCAATCGCTCACAAGACCAAGCTGACGAGATCGAAGAAATCGTCGCGAGGATCAAAAGGAAGGCTGCTACGGCAACTACCGAAGTAAGAGCAGGAAACGACGAGATCCAGTCTGCGAGAGATGACATTCAACTCCTTCTCGAGAACCAGAAGCAAATTCTGGCTGCGGTTGAACAAACCGAAAGCGGAATCAACGAGATTGCAGCCGCGACAGATGAGCAGGCGAGCGTGGCCGAAGAGATATCGAGTGCTGTCAATGAAGTCTCCGAACGGGCTACTGTCGTGAGCGAAGAAATCACAGAGATTGCGGACGAAAACGACAATCAGACAGAGATGGTTTCAGGGCTGACCCGGCAGGTCGAGCAGATTGATCATGAACTCGCGGAGGTCATGAACACGTCTGTGTGA
- a CDS encoding type II toxin-antitoxin system PemK/MazF family toxin codes for MVFSQGAIVISDDPFGNNPKRPYLILSNDHVPFHGQEYVAAVITTTARTEAVELTANRLERGRLPRTSYVSPWSVLTLKDWMITKQPAEATDATVDEVRQELDTYLQTR; via the coding sequence ATGGTGTTTTCGCAAGGCGCTATCGTCATCTCGGACGACCCGTTTGGAAACAACCCAAAGCGCCCGTACCTGATCCTCTCGAACGATCACGTCCCCTTCCACGGCCAAGAGTACGTTGCGGCAGTGATCACGACGACAGCTCGGACTGAGGCCGTTGAACTCACCGCCAACAGGCTCGAACGGGGACGGCTCCCCCGGACATCCTACGTGTCTCCGTGGTCGGTCCTCACGCTCAAGGATTGGATGATCACGAAGCAACCCGCAGAAGCGACTGACGCGACCGTCGATGAGGTGCGGCAAGAGTTGGATACATATCTACAGACCAGATGA